ATAGCATTCGCCGCCGTCAGTATTGGCATCGTGCTTCGATAATTCTGCTCCAGGGTGACAATCCGCGCGTTGGGATACTGCTTGGGAAATTCCAGGATGTTCTTGATAGATGCGCCCCGAAACGAGTAAATGGCCTGTGCGTCATCACCCACCACAGTCACGCCGTCGCCTGTCGGGGCCAGCCGATAGAGGATGTTGGCCTGGATGATGTTCGTATCCTGATATTCATCCACAAGAATTGCCCGAAAACGTTTGCGGATTTCGCTGCCGACCGATTCCTTGTTGAGGAGTTCGAGCCACGCGAGGAGGAGATCGTCATAGTCCAGGGTGGCCGACTCCTTCTTTCTGGCTGTGTATTCGCGAAACAGCCGATCAAGTTCATCATGCCACTCTTTGCACCATGGGAAGAACTCGGCGAGAACCTGGCGTAAGGGAAGACACGTATTCACCATGCGGCTGTAGATATCGGCGCAGGTTCCCTTCTTGGGAAAGCGTCGGTCTGTCGTGGCCAGCTTCAAGTCGGTTCGAATGACATTAATAAAATCTTCGGCGTCAGATCGATCCAGGACGGTGAAACCGGGCGGCAGCCCCAGTTCTTCCCCGAACATCCGCAGAAACCGCAGGCCGATGGCATGAAACGTGCCCCCCCAGATTCTCGTGGCAAGATTTCCTGGAAGTTGCGTTCCCGACAGTCTGGAGAGAATAGTTTCGACGCGTCGGACCATCTCTTCGGCGGCCCGTCTTGTGAATGTCAGGAGCATGATTGTGTGAGGGGGGACGTTGTGCGCCACCAGCCATGCGACGCGATGCACGATGGTGGCCGTCTTCCCTGTTCCCGCCCCGGCCACGATAAGCAGTGGATCCGTCCCGTGGGTCACAGCCTCCTGCTGCCGGGGATTGAGGGGCTTCAGGATAAGATCCTCAAGTGAACTCACGGACATGGCTCTCCTCCGTGAACTTTGAAACGCACCTATGCCGACGTTACAGGGAGAAGGAAGACGGATCCTCCACCACAGCATCCGCTCGGGCCGCCCTGAACTCAGTATAATGATTATACAAAAGTTTGACGTTCACGAGAGCATAAACTGGGTAGGATAGATAACATGCCCGTTTTCCTCACAATCGAAACGACCTGCGACGAAACTGCAGCGGCCCTGGTCACGGATCAGTTGGAGGTGCTTGCCTCCGTCGTGGCCTCGCAGGATAAGCTCCACCAACAATACGGGGGCGTAGTTCCCGAAATTGCCTCTCGTGCCCATGTGGAGCGAATTCTCCCAGTGATCCACGAGACCGTGCAGAGGGCGGGAATCAGTCTGGCCGACATTGACGCGGTGGCCGTTGCTTACACCCCCGGCCTGGCAGGCTCCCTGCTTGTTGGGGTTACCGCTGCCAAAACCCTGGCGTTGGCTCTGGGAAAGCCTCTTATTGGAATCAATCACCTTCAGGCCCACATCTATGCATGTCGAATGGCGGCTGGGAGGGACGTGTTTCCCTGTGTAGGACTGGTGATCAGCGGGGGCCATACATGCCTCTACCGTTGCCGGGATCCGCTGGATTTCGAGCTGCTGGGAACGACCATTGACGATGCAGCCGGCGAAGCCTTTGACAAAGTGGCGGTCATGCTGGGGTTACCCTACCCGGGTGGCCCGTCCATCCAGAAGGCGGCAGAAAAAGGAGATCCCCACAAATATGCCTTCCCAAGGGCCCTGCTCGACGATCCTAATACACTCGACTTCAGTTTTAGCGGATTGAAAACCGCCGTCCGATACGCCATTACCGGGCCGGGACGGCATG
This is a stretch of genomic DNA from Thermogutta terrifontis. It encodes these proteins:
- the tsaD gene encoding tRNA (adenosine(37)-N6)-threonylcarbamoyltransferase complex transferase subunit TsaD yields the protein MDNMPVFLTIETTCDETAAALVTDQLEVLASVVASQDKLHQQYGGVVPEIASRAHVERILPVIHETVQRAGISLADIDAVAVAYTPGLAGSLLVGVTAAKTLALALGKPLIGINHLQAHIYACRMAAGRDVFPCVGLVISGGHTCLYRCRDPLDFELLGTTIDDAAGEAFDKVAVMLGLPYPGGPSIQKAAEKGDPHKYAFPRALLDDPNTLDFSFSGLKTAVRYAITGPGRHDPSQVKLSDQEVADLAASFQEAVVDCLVGKSFRALEITGFHRLCVGGGVAANKRLRTRLEEEAARRNVDLVIAPLKLCTDNAVMGAIAVEKWKAGVFDDLYLDAEPGVVRRSSALIHG